A genome region from Arthrobacter sp. SLBN-100 includes the following:
- the mshD gene encoding mycothiol synthase, with product MTPAHPEKWPVHVVQGGVDRQLLQDCRDLLAAAEESDGNPSISEQTLISMRAGDSTEHKLLTLALYAPDEDSDPASGQDLAGFAAVVEDPDGTGVVEIAVHPSYRNQGVGDRLVGALQDRRGFSGLKAWSHGNHEAAADLAARYGYVPVRELWKMRMTTAAADLPDVALPAGVTIRAFVPGQDEDAWLAANRAAFAHHPEQGSLNRADLDARMAESWFDPAGFLLAVDGDGRLLGYHWTKVHPQHGPHPAIGEIYVVGVTPEAQGSGLGKALTVAGIKHLQALGLHAVMLYVDADNAPAVALYRQLGFSRWDMDVMYGPAAG from the coding sequence ATGACTCCAGCGCACCCTGAGAAGTGGCCCGTCCATGTAGTCCAGGGCGGGGTTGACCGGCAGCTCCTCCAGGACTGCCGCGACCTCCTGGCCGCTGCCGAGGAATCGGACGGCAACCCGTCCATCTCCGAGCAGACCCTGATCAGCATGCGTGCCGGGGATTCCACCGAACACAAGCTGCTGACCCTGGCCCTGTACGCCCCGGACGAGGACTCCGATCCTGCCTCCGGCCAGGACCTGGCGGGATTCGCCGCCGTGGTGGAAGATCCGGACGGTACTGGCGTGGTGGAGATCGCGGTGCATCCCAGTTACCGGAACCAGGGCGTCGGGGACCGCCTGGTGGGTGCCCTTCAGGACCGGCGGGGGTTCAGCGGGTTGAAGGCGTGGTCCCATGGCAACCATGAGGCTGCCGCTGATCTTGCCGCCCGCTACGGCTACGTGCCGGTGCGTGAACTGTGGAAAATGCGGATGACGACGGCGGCTGCCGACCTTCCCGACGTCGCCCTTCCGGCCGGGGTGACCATCCGCGCCTTTGTGCCCGGGCAGGATGAGGACGCCTGGCTGGCGGCCAACCGGGCCGCCTTCGCGCACCACCCCGAGCAGGGCAGCCTCAACCGGGCGGACCTTGACGCCCGCATGGCCGAATCCTGGTTCGACCCGGCGGGCTTCCTCCTGGCTGTTGATGGGGACGGCCGGCTGCTGGGTTACCACTGGACCAAGGTCCATCCCCAGCACGGCCCGCACCCCGCCATCGGCGAGATTTACGTGGTGGGGGTGACCCCGGAAGCCCAGGGGTCAGGTCTGGGAAAGGCCCTCACAGTGGCCGGCATCAAACACCTGCAGGCCCTCGGGCTGCATGCCGTCATGCTGTATGTCGATGCCGATAACGCACCGGCGGTTGCCCTGTACCGGCAGCTGGGCTTCAGCCGGTGGGACATGGACGTGATGTACGGTCCGGCGGCGGGTTAG